From a single Carassius carassius chromosome 8, fCarCar2.1, whole genome shotgun sequence genomic region:
- the LOC132145027 gene encoding nectin-2-like isoform X1 has translation MSDFTMINCCLILSACLLSSQAVWSQRVRVEPEVTAYPNGSVNLRCQFIDSGTTKLTQVSWMFERVEGDRHNIAVYHPQYGASFPNKDFEGRVSFTQGSLENPSIKIDKLKMADAGKYICEYATYPSGNEQGTTSLIMLAEPKNSAIAVPVQAGSSEVVVARCEAAQGKPEATISWITAIAGRYNDTSVAESDGTVTVKSEYRIIPTPAENGKEITCLVNQRTQREPNYFPLKLVVEYPPTVTIEGYDSNWYMGRTDVVLTCQADANPAPTDVTWRAASGQLPPSVQVDQNRLLVRKVDETVNTTFVCEVKNSLGSGKKELVVMVIESTEDPSSAGMVAGAILGSFLALVLVSALVAVLVMRSRRHQHGYSGDGEQGAYGNKTRLFGGKKASKNGAGANNNGPIYTYRESEPGALTEKCNEFPRMTGSTPTAHDILLSGELNEAERRKFDALNDSLDDEEEDERYDRFSGLSPSYQIHRHKDECTLYLDDDMESQRDGSIISRTAIYV, from the exons CGGTCTGGAGTCAGCGTGTTCGAGTGGAACCCGAGGTCACTGCGTATCCAAATGGATCTGTCAATCTGCGCTGTCAGTTCATCGACAGTGGAACCACCAAACTCACACAG GTTTCGTGGATGTTTGAGCGTGTGGAGGGTGATAGGCACAACATTGCTGTGTACCACCCTCAATATGGAGCCAGTTTCCCTAATAAAGACTTTGAGGGCCGAGTATCGTTCACTCAGGGCTCCCTGGAGAACCCCTCCATTAAGATCGACAAACTGAAGATGGCTGATGCTGGCAAGTACATCTGCGAGTACGCCACTTACCCCAGTGGAAACGAGCAGGGGACTACCTCTCTTATCATGCTGG CCGAACCCAAAAACTCTGCCATCGCTGTCCCGGTGCAGGCCGGCTCTTCTGAGGTGGTCGTGGCCAGATGTGAAGCTGCCCAAGGAAAACCAGAGGCCACAATCTCCTGGATCACAGCCATTGCTGGCCGCTATAACGACACTTCAGTGGCCGAGAGCGACGGGACGGTCACCGTGAAGAGCGAGTATCGGATCATCCCGACCCCTGCTGAAAACGGGAAAGAAATCACCTGCTTGGTGAATCAGAGGACGCAGAGGGAACCCAATTACTTCCCGCTGAAGCTGGTGGTGGAGT ATCCACCCACTGTGACAATAGAAGGGTACGACAGTAACTGGTATATGGGTCGGACTGATGTGGTTTTGACCTGCCAAGCTGATGCCAATCCAGCACCCACCGATGTTACCTGGAGAGC GGCATCGGGTCAGTTGCCGCCTTCGGTACAAGTGGATCAAAACCGGCTGCTAGTAAGGAAGGTGGACGAAACGGTGAACACCACTTTTGTGTGCGAGGTGAAGAACAGTCTGGGATCTGGCAAGAAAGAGCTGGTCGTCATGGTCATCG AGTCGACTGAAGACCCGTCCAGTGCTGGCATGGTGGCCGGAGCCATTCTGGGAAGCTTCTTGGCGCTCGTTTTGGTCAGTGCGTTGGTCGCCGTGTTAGTAATGCGAAGTCGCCGCCATCAGCACGGATATTCAGGCGACGGCGAGCAGGGAGCATATGGCAACAAAACCCGTCTTTTTGGAGGCAAGAAGGCTAGCAAGAACGGTGCAGGAGCCAACAACAATGGGCCGATCTACACGTACCGCGAAAGCGAGCCGGGCGCCCTGACGGAGAAATGCAACGAGTTCCCGCGCATGACTGGAAGCACGCCAACCGCCCATGACATCCTGCTGAGCGGCGAGTTGAACGAGGCTGAGCGCAGGAAGTTTGATGCTCTCAATGACAGCCTGGATGATGAAGAAGAGGACGAAAGGTACGACCGTTTCAGCGGGCTGTCGCCTAGCTACCAAATCCACCGGCACAAAGACGAGTGCACACTTTATCTGGACGACGACATGGAGTCCCAGCGAGACGGGTCCATCATCTCCCGGACTGCCATTTACGTCTAG